Proteins from a genomic interval of Aquabacterium sp. J223:
- a CDS encoding pilus assembly protein PilP, which produces MSARRRVAVLSAALLVAGLAGCSADEDELQQWMEQQRREVKPNVPPLVPPKKFTPEPYATAEGVEPFSAQKLTVAIKQEARQPSSLLAGEMNRRREPLEAFPLDSMTMVGSVAKEGRPQALLRVDNLLYQVKVGDYMGQNYGRVTRITETEVALREIVQDAAGEWIERMTTLQLQEQQGRAR; this is translated from the coding sequence ATGAGCGCGCGGCGTCGTGTGGCGGTGCTGTCCGCCGCCCTGCTGGTCGCCGGTCTGGCCGGCTGCAGCGCGGACGAGGACGAACTGCAGCAGTGGATGGAGCAGCAGCGCCGCGAGGTCAAGCCGAACGTTCCGCCACTGGTGCCGCCGAAGAAGTTCACGCCGGAGCCCTATGCGACGGCCGAAGGGGTCGAACCGTTCAGCGCGCAGAAGCTGACGGTGGCCATCAAGCAGGAAGCGCGTCAGCCCAGCTCGCTGCTCGCCGGCGAGATGAACCGCCGGCGCGAACCGCTGGAGGCCTTCCCGCTGGACAGCATGACCATGGTGGGCAGCGTCGCCAAAGAAGGACGGCCCCAGGCGCTGCTGCGGGTGGACAACCTGCTCTACCAGGTGAAGGTGGGCGACTACATGGGCCAGAACTACGGCCGCGTCACCCGCATCACCGAGACCGAGGTGGCGCTGCGCGAGATCGTGCAGGACGCCGCCGGCGAATGGATCGAACGCATGACGACCCTGCAATTGCAGGAGCAGCAGGGGCGAGCACGATGA
- a CDS encoding type 4a pilus biogenesis protein PilO: MATSSKTPRSFELTRWFEDAQGQFRGLNMNEPGQWPLLPKLAAFSAVALVAVIAGWFGLVSATADELEAERNREPALKTDYRSKLVQAVNLAELVKQKQQVQEYVTQLEKQLPGKAEMDALLSDINQAGLGRGLQFELFRPGQVAVKDYYAELPIAIRVSGRYHDVGAFAADVANLSRIVTLHNLSVQPATAKDANGMLSMDATARTYRYLDEAEQAAQRKSAAAAKGAKK, encoded by the coding sequence ATGGCGACCTCCAGCAAGACACCCCGCAGCTTCGAGCTGACCCGATGGTTCGAGGACGCGCAGGGCCAGTTCCGCGGCCTCAACATGAACGAGCCCGGCCAGTGGCCGCTGCTGCCCAAGCTGGCCGCCTTCTCGGCGGTGGCGTTGGTGGCGGTGATCGCCGGCTGGTTCGGCCTCGTCTCGGCCACCGCCGACGAACTGGAGGCCGAGCGCAACCGCGAGCCCGCGCTGAAGACCGACTACCGCAGCAAGCTGGTGCAGGCCGTCAACCTGGCCGAATTGGTCAAGCAGAAGCAGCAGGTTCAGGAGTACGTGACCCAGCTTGAGAAGCAGCTGCCCGGCAAGGCCGAGATGGACGCGCTGCTGTCGGACATCAACCAGGCGGGCCTCGGCCGCGGCCTGCAGTTCGAGCTGTTCCGGCCGGGCCAGGTGGCGGTGAAGGACTACTACGCCGAGCTGCCGATCGCCATCCGCGTGTCGGGCCGCTACCACGACGTCGGCGCCTTCGCCGCCGACGTGGCCAACCTCTCGCGCATCGTGACGCTGCACAACCTCAGCGTGCAGCCGGCGACGGCGAAGGACGCCAACGGCATGCTGAGCATGGACGCCACCGCCCGCACCTACCGCTACCTCGACGAGGCGGAGCAGGCGGCGCAGCGCAAGTCGGCGGCCGCGGCCAAGGGAGCGAAGAAATGA
- the pilQ gene encoding type IV pilus secretin PilQ: MRNWRSAVFAMLVGLALPGSGWAQAMIQSITSQQQGGSELLRIELSEPLAAVPAGFATQAPPRIALDLPNVASALGRPNVELNQGNLRSVSVAQAGERTRLVLNLKQAATYTTRLEGKTLLVVLTSPTVAASTGTPAEHFAPSLNQDPQALRDVDFRRGNDGAGRVMVSLPSNQIGVDIRQQGQTLVVEFLRTSVPEPMRRRLDVTDFGTPVQTITTTQSGDRVRMVIQPRGNWEHSAYQSDNQFVVEVRPLAVDPNKLVQGPGFSGEKLSLNFQNIEVRALLQVIADFTNFNVVTSDTVTGNVTLRLKDVPWDQALDIILQAKGLGVRKTGNVLWIAPKDELLAKEQVELEAKKKISDLEPVRTQAFQLNYTKAQDVANGLLGRVAGAPGGGAAVAAPLPGVTGAQSSVTRILSPRGSVFFEARTNQLFVSDIPSKLEEVQALITRIDIPVRQVLIEARIVEADDTFGRSLGARLGAADNRGLQGGIPGYNIGGSNYVTIGGNYSAVGYQTGQSPQVDFTNTQFVNLPANAGALGAANAANFAISLFSPTANRFLNLELSALEAEGRGKIVSSPRVITANQIKALIEQGEELPYQAGTSSGATQIQFRKANLKLEVVPQITPEGNLILDVDVNKDSVGRVTNAGFAINTKHVQTQVLVENGGTVVIGGIFTVTERNDVNKVPLLGDVPVVGNLFKNTTRQQNKTELLIFITPKVVTDNRSTAALR, encoded by the coding sequence ATGAGGAACTGGCGCAGTGCCGTCTTCGCCATGCTGGTCGGCCTGGCGCTGCCCGGCAGCGGCTGGGCGCAAGCGATGATCCAGTCGATCACCAGCCAGCAGCAGGGCGGCAGCGAACTGCTGCGCATCGAGCTGAGCGAACCGCTGGCCGCCGTGCCGGCCGGCTTCGCCACGCAGGCGCCACCGCGCATCGCGCTCGACTTGCCCAACGTCGCCAGCGCGCTGGGCCGGCCGAACGTCGAGCTGAACCAGGGCAACCTGCGTTCGGTCAGCGTGGCACAGGCCGGCGAGCGCACCCGCCTCGTGCTGAACCTCAAGCAGGCGGCGACCTACACCACGCGCCTCGAGGGCAAGACGCTGCTCGTGGTGCTGACATCGCCGACGGTTGCCGCCTCGACCGGCACGCCGGCCGAGCACTTCGCCCCCAGCCTGAACCAGGATCCGCAGGCGCTGCGAGACGTCGACTTCCGCCGCGGCAACGACGGTGCCGGCCGTGTCATGGTCTCGCTGCCGAGCAACCAGATCGGTGTCGACATCCGCCAGCAGGGCCAGACGCTGGTGGTGGAGTTCCTGCGCACCAGCGTGCCGGAGCCGATGCGCCGCCGACTGGACGTGACCGACTTCGGCACGCCGGTGCAGACCATCACCACCACCCAATCCGGCGACCGCGTGCGCATGGTCATCCAGCCGCGCGGCAACTGGGAGCACAGCGCCTACCAGAGCGACAACCAGTTCGTCGTCGAGGTGCGCCCCCTCGCGGTGGACCCGAACAAGCTGGTGCAGGGCCCCGGCTTCAGCGGCGAGAAGCTCAGTCTGAACTTCCAGAACATCGAGGTGCGGGCGCTGCTGCAGGTCATCGCCGACTTCACCAACTTCAACGTCGTGACCAGCGACACCGTCACCGGCAACGTCACCCTGCGGCTGAAGGACGTGCCGTGGGACCAGGCGCTGGACATCATCCTGCAGGCCAAGGGCCTGGGCGTGCGCAAGACCGGCAACGTGCTGTGGATCGCGCCCAAGGATGAACTGCTGGCCAAGGAACAGGTGGAGCTGGAGGCGAAGAAGAAGATCTCCGACCTGGAACCGGTGCGCACGCAGGCCTTCCAGCTCAACTACACCAAGGCGCAGGACGTGGCCAACGGCCTGCTCGGCCGGGTGGCCGGTGCGCCGGGTGGCGGCGCTGCCGTCGCGGCCCCGTTGCCCGGCGTGACGGGCGCCCAGTCGTCGGTCACCCGCATCCTCTCGCCGCGCGGCAGCGTGTTCTTCGAGGCGCGCACCAACCAGCTCTTCGTCTCCGACATCCCGTCGAAGCTGGAGGAGGTGCAGGCCCTGATCACCCGCATCGACATCCCGGTGCGCCAGGTGCTGATCGAGGCACGCATCGTCGAGGCCGACGACACCTTCGGCCGATCGCTCGGTGCCCGCCTCGGCGCCGCCGACAACCGCGGCCTGCAGGGCGGCATCCCCGGCTACAACATCGGCGGCAGCAACTACGTGACCATCGGCGGCAACTACAGCGCCGTCGGCTACCAGACCGGCCAGTCGCCGCAGGTGGACTTCACCAACACGCAGTTCGTCAACCTGCCGGCCAACGCGGGCGCGCTCGGTGCGGCCAATGCCGCCAACTTCGCCATCTCGCTGTTCAGCCCAACGGCCAACCGCTTCCTGAACCTGGAGCTGTCGGCGCTGGAGGCCGAGGGCCGCGGCAAGATCGTCTCCAGCCCGCGCGTCATCACGGCCAACCAGATCAAGGCGCTGATCGAGCAGGGTGAGGAGCTGCCCTACCAGGCCGGCACCTCCAGCGGCGCCACGCAGATCCAGTTCCGCAAGGCCAACCTGAAGCTCGAGGTGGTGCCGCAGATCACCCCGGAAGGCAACCTGATCCTCGACGTCGACGTCAACAAGGACAGCGTCGGCCGCGTCACCAACGCCGGCTTCGCCATCAACACCAAGCACGTGCAGACGCAGGTGCTGGTGGAGAACGGCGGTACCGTCGTGATCGGCGGCATCTTCACCGTCACCGAGCGCAACGACGTCAACAAGGTCCCCCTTCTGGGCGATGTGCCGGTGGTGGGCAACCTCTTCAAAAATACGACGCGTCAGCAGAACAAGACCGAGCTGTTGATCTTCATCACGCCGAAGGTGGTGACGGACAATCGGTCGACGGCGGCGCTGCGTTGA
- a CDS encoding Ig-like domain-containing protein produces the protein MMGTWLKRGLAAVLVAAVAACGGGGGSAGTPSLGAPTGGTPSSSSGAATIDVVADSTAVGSGGVPVTITATVKGAGNTSLASAPISFVTSSGTVSDYPATTNASGVATAKFSVGADKSNRTATITVTSGSVTGTVAVDINGTTLAYSGPTTLQIGGTATLSAKLADSNGAAISGRPVAITSSLGNGLSVATATTDAAGNVSVTYTATNSGADKITFSALGATVAPTITVSGEDFGIITPATAGQAIPIGTAQTITARYRINGAPASGPYAVRFTSTAGSFSPAGAASGVTLVGGVASADLQSTFAGPATVQAELINTTTTAVLAKATVAVQFVADTPNTLTLQSTPTALGTNSAGSTAKQALVRATVVDANGNPVQGKTVNFSRVADPSGGNLSQASALTDANGQASVQYIAGATATSANAVRLRATVAGTSVQGDVTLTVNQSALFVALGTGNTITNLAGSNDTIYVKNWTVYVTDASGAPVPSQTVTISLLPNRYRKGSYILSGDDYVYGPWDGVTLTADGYLPAGSYISCANEDTDYSGVLTGAKDTNGSNRLEPGNVITFTNNSSVTTVTTDANGFAYVDLKYAESYASWVEVTLRGSATVAGTESSNQSTFWVVGLRSDFTKTGGPPAGLVSPFGQRPSCSQVN, from the coding sequence ATGATGGGAACGTGGCTCAAGCGCGGCCTGGCGGCCGTGCTGGTGGCAGCGGTGGCCGCCTGCGGCGGTGGCGGCGGCAGCGCCGGGACGCCGTCGCTGGGGGCGCCGACGGGCGGGACGCCCTCGTCCAGCAGCGGTGCCGCCACCATCGACGTGGTTGCGGACAGCACGGCGGTGGGCAGTGGCGGTGTTCCGGTGACCATCACCGCGACGGTGAAGGGCGCGGGCAACACCAGCCTGGCATCGGCTCCGATCAGCTTCGTGACCAGCAGCGGCACGGTCAGCGACTATCCGGCGACGACCAACGCCTCCGGCGTGGCGACCGCCAAGTTCTCGGTCGGCGCCGACAAGAGCAACCGAACGGCCACCATCACCGTCACCTCGGGCAGCGTGACGGGCACGGTGGCGGTGGACATCAACGGCACCACGCTGGCCTATTCCGGCCCCACGACGCTGCAGATCGGCGGCACGGCCACCCTCAGCGCCAAGCTGGCCGATTCCAATGGCGCAGCGATCTCCGGCAGGCCTGTCGCGATCACGAGCAGCCTGGGCAACGGCCTGTCCGTCGCCACGGCGACCACGGATGCGGCGGGCAATGTCAGCGTGACCTACACGGCCACCAATTCCGGTGCGGACAAGATCACCTTCTCGGCGCTGGGCGCCACGGTGGCGCCCACAATAACCGTCAGCGGCGAGGACTTCGGCATCATCACCCCGGCCACCGCGGGTCAGGCCATTCCGATCGGAACGGCGCAAACGATCACCGCCCGCTACCGCATCAATGGGGCCCCGGCGTCGGGTCCGTATGCGGTGCGTTTCACCTCCACCGCGGGCAGTTTCTCGCCCGCAGGCGCGGCCTCCGGCGTGACCCTGGTCGGCGGCGTGGCGTCGGCGGACTTGCAATCCACCTTTGCCGGCCCCGCCACGGTCCAGGCCGAACTGATCAACACCACGACCACCGCCGTGTTGGCCAAGGCGACGGTCGCGGTGCAGTTCGTCGCCGACACGCCCAACACCCTGACCCTGCAATCGACACCCACTGCGTTGGGCACCAACAGCGCGGGTTCGACGGCCAAGCAAGCGCTGGTGCGCGCCACGGTGGTCGATGCCAATGGCAACCCGGTGCAGGGCAAGACGGTGAACTTTTCCCGTGTCGCCGACCCGAGCGGGGGCAACCTCAGCCAGGCGTCGGCGTTGACCGATGCCAACGGCCAGGCGTCGGTGCAGTACATCGCCGGCGCCACCGCGACCTCGGCCAACGCCGTGCGGTTGCGCGCGACGGTGGCCGGCACGTCGGTGCAGGGCGATGTCACGCTCACCGTCAACCAGAGCGCCCTCTTCGTGGCGCTGGGCACCGGCAACACCATCACCAACCTGGCCGGCAGCAACGACACCATCTACGTGAAGAACTGGACCGTGTACGTGACCGACGCCAGCGGGGCGCCGGTGCCAAGTCAAACGGTCACCATTTCGCTGTTGCCCAATCGCTACCGCAAGGGCAGCTACATCCTGTCGGGCGACGACTACGTCTACGGCCCCTGGGACGGTGTCACCCTGACCGCGGACGGCTACCTCCCGGCCGGCAGCTACATCTCCTGCGCGAACGAGGACACCGACTACAGCGGCGTGCTCACCGGAGCGAAGGACACGAACGGCAGCAATCGTCTGGAGCCCGGCAACGTCATCACCTTCACCAACAACAGCAGCGTCACGACGGTGACCACCGACGCCAACGGCTTCGCCTACGTCGACCTGAAGTACGCCGAGTCCTACGCCTCCTGGGTGGAGGTGACGCTCAGGGGCAGTGCGACCGTCGCGGGCACCGAGTCGTCGAACCAGTCGACCTTCTGGGTGGTGGGCCTGCGGTCGGACTTCACCAAGACGGGTGGCCCGCCGGCCGGCTTGGTCAGTCCGTTTGGCCAAAGGCCAAGCTGCAGCCAGGTCAACTGA